In Oligoflexia bacterium, a single window of DNA contains:
- a CDS encoding HAD family hydrolase, with protein sequence MSTQKTLNLKQKKLFIFDLDGTLIDSSLDICNSLAAACNKLGITPPSIDELKQYLHQGSRQILLDLLKDRALAKKVYPHFTHFYQKQLLVHTKLYDQVESILTTVSQYAKIALMSNKREAPCHTILEGLNIKHLFSMIVGGDTYPVKKPHPLPLQKICQHLAIDSKDSVMIGDSPVDIIAAQKANMDNIAVLSGFTAKKPLLDSMPSIYLNHVSDMINYI encoded by the coding sequence ATGTCCACGCAAAAAACTTTAAACTTAAAACAAAAAAAATTATTTATCTTTGACCTGGATGGCACCCTCATCGACTCTTCTTTAGATATTTGTAATAGTCTCGCAGCCGCATGCAATAAACTAGGCATCACCCCCCCAAGCATTGATGAACTCAAACAATATTTACATCAAGGCAGCCGACAAATTCTTTTAGATTTACTCAAAGATCGGGCTCTGGCCAAAAAAGTTTACCCTCACTTCACCCACTTTTATCAAAAACAACTTCTGGTTCACACCAAACTTTACGATCAAGTTGAATCTATTCTTACGACTGTCAGTCAATATGCCAAAATTGCATTGATGAGCAATAAACGTGAAGCACCCTGCCACACCATTTTAGAGGGTCTTAATATCAAGCATTTATTCAGCATGATTGTAGGAGGTGACACCTATCCAGTAAAAAAACCTCACCCCCTGCCTTTACAAAAAATCTGTCAACATCTTGCAATTGATAGCAAAGACTCGGTCATGATTGGCGACAGCCCAGTAGATATTATTGCTGCCCAAAAAGCCAATATGGATAATATTGCGGTCCTTTCTGGTTTTACCGCTAAAAAACCGCTTTTGGATAGCATGCCTAGCATTTACCTCAATCATGTTTCTGACATGATTAATTATATATAG
- a CDS encoding vitamin B12-dependent ribonucleotide reductase, whose protein sequence is METSAINRSTPNSSSRKKTTQKKTSKGLNFKRYFTQEGVHPFDAIEWETREALIANEKGEVVFSQKNVEVPKFWSMLATNVVVSKYFRGTLNTPSRETSVKQLISRVAKTMAAWAKKQNYFASTQEAEIFEDELTHLLVHQKMAFNSPVWFNVGVEEHPQCSACFINSVDDSMASILDLAKTEGMLFKGGSGTGTNFSSIRSSKEGLAGGGEASGPVSFMKGYDAFAGVIKSGGKTRRAAKMVILNVDHPDIVDFIQCKELEEKKAWALIDAGYDGSFNGPAYGSVFFQNSNNSVRVTDEYMRALEEDRSWTTLSVVGKKPVETMPAKEIMQKIAQSAWICGDPGLQFDSTINDWHTCPNTDRIHASNPCSEYMFLNDTACNLASLNLMKYVSPDGKFDVESFRHAARTTILAQEIIVDNASYPTPMIEKNSHDYRPLGIGYANLGALLMSMGLGYDSDEGRAHAAAITAILSGHTYKTSAEVAADKEPFAGYANNREPMLKVIRKHADAVNDIDQSLVDRDLYLAAQEDWEEAYSLGKKYGFRNSQISVLAPTGTIGFMMDCDTTGVEPDIALVKYKKLVGGGYLKIVNTTVPMALKKLGYDKTQREDILAYIEKEETIEGAPHITAEHTTVFDCAFKPMNGERSIHYMGHLKMMGAVQPFISGAISKTVNLPNTVTEEEIAQAYIDSWKMGLKAVAVYRDGCKRSQPLNTSMDNSSEQAKTAVTAKPYRKHLPDERQSITHKFSVGGYQGYITVGMFEDGNPGEIFLVISKEGTIISGMMDSFATAISLALQYGVPLRVLIDKFSHTRFEPSGMTSNKEIPFAKSLVDYIFRWMASKFLSPSEKAQVGILSEDAKQAVEQAEKALNTATTTETSSNAVAGAELAHDESNWSIQVQQDTPPCTECGSMTIRSGVCYKCQNCGATSGCS, encoded by the coding sequence ATGGAAACATCCGCGATTAACCGCTCAACACCCAACTCATCTTCGCGTAAAAAGACTACACAGAAAAAAACCAGTAAAGGCTTAAATTTTAAACGTTATTTTACACAAGAAGGTGTACATCCGTTTGATGCTATTGAGTGGGAAACACGTGAAGCTTTGATTGCCAATGAAAAAGGAGAAGTGGTTTTTTCACAAAAAAATGTTGAGGTCCCAAAATTTTGGTCCATGTTGGCCACCAATGTTGTGGTCTCTAAATATTTTAGAGGCACTTTAAATACTCCTAGTCGCGAAACTTCTGTTAAACAACTGATTTCACGTGTTGCTAAAACCATGGCAGCTTGGGCAAAAAAACAAAATTATTTTGCCAGTACCCAAGAAGCTGAAATTTTTGAAGACGAATTAACGCATCTTTTGGTTCACCAAAAAATGGCCTTCAATTCTCCAGTTTGGTTTAATGTTGGCGTTGAAGAGCATCCCCAATGCTCTGCTTGTTTTATCAACTCAGTTGATGATTCAATGGCTTCTATTTTAGATTTAGCAAAAACCGAAGGGATGTTATTTAAAGGTGGCTCAGGTACAGGCACCAACTTTTCTAGTATCCGCTCTTCTAAAGAAGGTCTAGCTGGTGGTGGTGAAGCTTCAGGTCCAGTTTCATTCATGAAAGGCTATGACGCTTTTGCCGGTGTCATTAAATCTGGTGGTAAAACACGCAGAGCTGCTAAAATGGTTATTTTAAATGTAGATCACCCTGATATTGTTGATTTTATTCAATGCAAAGAGCTAGAAGAGAAAAAAGCTTGGGCACTGATTGATGCTGGCTATGATGGTTCTTTTAATGGTCCTGCCTATGGTTCTGTCTTCTTCCAAAACTCCAATAACTCTGTGCGTGTGACAGATGAATACATGCGTGCTCTTGAAGAAGATCGCAGTTGGACAACGCTTTCTGTTGTTGGCAAAAAACCTGTGGAAACCATGCCAGCTAAAGAAATCATGCAAAAGATTGCTCAGTCAGCTTGGATTTGTGGTGACCCAGGTCTACAGTTTGATAGCACTATCAATGACTGGCACACTTGCCCCAATACAGATCGCATTCATGCTTCAAACCCATGTTCTGAATACATGTTTCTCAATGATACGGCTTGTAACTTGGCGTCATTGAACCTCATGAAATATGTAAGCCCAGATGGAAAATTTGATGTTGAGTCTTTTAGACATGCCGCAAGAACAACCATTTTAGCGCAAGAAATCATTGTCGATAATGCGTCTTACCCTACCCCCATGATTGAGAAAAACAGTCATGATTACAGACCTTTGGGTATTGGGTATGCCAACTTGGGCGCTTTGCTAATGTCCATGGGCTTAGGTTATGATTCTGATGAAGGTCGAGCTCATGCTGCTGCCATCACAGCTATCTTGTCCGGCCATACCTATAAAACATCTGCTGAAGTTGCTGCTGACAAAGAACCTTTTGCTGGCTATGCCAACAACCGTGAACCTATGCTAAAGGTGATTCGTAAACACGCTGATGCTGTAAATGATATTGACCAAAGTTTGGTTGATCGTGACTTGTACTTGGCAGCTCAAGAAGATTGGGAAGAAGCTTACAGCTTGGGTAAAAAATATGGTTTTAGAAATTCGCAAATCAGTGTGCTTGCCCCCACAGGGACCATTGGTTTTATGATGGACTGTGACACCACCGGTGTTGAACCTGACATTGCTTTGGTAAAATACAAAAAACTTGTGGGTGGTGGTTACTTAAAAATTGTGAATACCACTGTTCCTATGGCACTTAAAAAACTAGGTTATGATAAAACTCAGCGTGAAGATATCTTGGCTTATATTGAAAAAGAAGAAACCATAGAAGGTGCCCCACACATAACAGCAGAACACACAACCGTTTTTGACTGTGCGTTTAAACCCATGAACGGTGAACGTTCTATTCATTATATGGGCCACTTAAAAATGATGGGAGCTGTGCAACCCTTCATTTCAGGTGCTATTTCCAAGACAGTTAACTTACCTAATACCGTGACAGAAGAAGAAATTGCTCAAGCCTACATTGATTCATGGAAAATGGGTTTAAAAGCGGTTGCTGTTTATCGTGATGGTTGCAAGCGTTCACAACCCTTAAACACTTCTATGGATAATAGCAGTGAACAAGCCAAAACGGCTGTAACGGCAAAACCTTATCGCAAGCATCTTCCAGATGAGCGTCAGTCTATCACGCACAAATTTTCTGTGGGTGGTTACCAAGGCTACATTACTGTGGGTATGTTTGAAGATGGTAACCCAGGTGAAATCTTCTTGGTTATTTCTAAAGAAGGTACCATCATTTCAGGAATGATGGACTCCTTTGCAACCGCTATTTCTTTAGCATTGCAATATGGCGTTCCATTGCGGGTTTTAATTGATAAATTCAGCCACACACGTTTTGAACCTTCAGGCATGACCAGCAATAAAGAAATTCCATTTGCTAAATCTTTGGTGGATTATATTTTCCGTTGGATGGCTTCTAAGTTTTTAAGCCCCAGTGAAAAAGCGCAAGTGGGTATATTGTCTGAAGATGCTAAGCAAGCTGTTGAACAAGCAGAAAAAGCCCTGAATACTGCCACAACAACAGAAACAAGCAGCAATGCTGTTGCAGGCGCAGAACTGGCACATGATGAGTCTAATTGGTCTATCCAAGTTCAGCAAGATACTCCCCCCTGTACAGAATGTGGGTCTATGACCATCAGAAGTGGTGTCTGTTATAAATGTCAAAACTGTGGTGCCACCAGCGGTTGTTCATAG
- a CDS encoding GNAT family N-acetyltransferase, whose amino-acid sequence MQTIDLNNFPHLDFAQSHLEFCQPEHYPQLQTILSDTKTMQNLMFMSNHNKGGWTLEQVTERETRWNKLREENKDISYIIKDKASEKIVGTCGLKDVSFLHQSAEYGNIIHHPYWGKSFAATAHYLVLDLAFSQLNLHRIQFVTSIHNTRNITFKKNLGITQESICKESIYNPQTQTLDDQVIFSLMSYQWPKVKQNLLKKIQKQSQEISF is encoded by the coding sequence ATGCAAACAATTGATCTCAACAATTTTCCCCATCTAGATTTTGCTCAAAGTCACTTAGAATTTTGTCAACCAGAACATTACCCCCAACTCCAAACTATTCTCAGTGACACAAAAACCATGCAAAATTTAATGTTCATGTCCAATCACAATAAAGGGGGTTGGACATTGGAACAAGTTACTGAACGTGAAACCCGTTGGAATAAATTACGTGAAGAAAACAAAGATATCAGCTACATCATTAAAGATAAAGCGTCTGAAAAAATTGTAGGAACCTGTGGCTTAAAAGATGTCAGTTTTTTGCACCAAAGTGCTGAGTATGGAAATATTATTCATCACCCCTATTGGGGAAAATCTTTTGCAGCAACAGCACATTACTTGGTATTGGATCTAGCATTTTCACAATTAAACTTACATAGAATTCAATTTGTCACTTCAATTCACAACACAAGAAACATTACATTTAAGAAAAACTTAGGGATCACTCAAGAAAGTATTTGTAAAGAAAGTATTTATAACCCTCAAACTCAAACCTTGGATGACCAAGTTATTTTTAGTTTAATGTCTTATCAATGGCCAAAGGTTAAACAAAACTTGTTAAAAAAAATACAAAAACAAAGCCAAGAAATTTCTTTTTAA
- a CDS encoding ferredoxin family protein yields the protein MAYIITEPCIGVKDSACVEVCPVDCIHGKDSDEQLYIHPEECIDCGACEPACPVNAIFIEEEVPEKWQPYIEKNKKYFE from the coding sequence ATGGCCTATATTATTACTGAACCCTGCATAGGTGTGAAAGACTCAGCATGTGTTGAAGTGTGTCCTGTGGATTGTATTCACGGTAAAGATTCTGATGAACAGTTGTATATTCATCCTGAAGAATGTATTGATTGTGGAGCCTGTGAGCCAGCGTGCCCAGTGAATGCCATTTTTATTGAAGAAGAAGTACCAGAGAAATGGCAACCCTATATTGAAAAAAATAAAAAATATTTTGAATAA
- a CDS encoding cob(I)yrinic acid a,c-diamide adenosyltransferase, which translates to MKIYTKTGDSGETSLFSGGRVQKNHPRVRAYGEVDELNSLLGCALSFCVQKEIMSKLIRIQNELFSLGAVLASPKENEYVQKLESKHIEALEKDIDAMESHLPALKNFILPGGTQCAAFLHFARTVCRRAERMCLDLHQQTAIDAWIIQYLNRLSDWLFVCARYENHLNKAPEIQWQQPQA; encoded by the coding sequence ATGAAGATTTACACCAAAACCGGTGATAGTGGTGAAACCTCTTTGTTTTCTGGAGGCCGTGTTCAAAAAAATCATCCTCGGGTGCGTGCCTATGGAGAAGTTGATGAATTGAACAGCTTACTTGGCTGTGCCCTCAGTTTTTGTGTACAAAAAGAAATTATGAGCAAACTTATTCGCATTCAAAATGAACTGTTTTCTCTTGGTGCTGTATTAGCAAGCCCTAAAGAAAATGAGTATGTTCAAAAACTTGAAAGCAAACATATTGAAGCCTTGGAAAAAGATATTGATGCCATGGAATCTCACCTTCCTGCCTTAAAAAATTTTATTTTACCCGGTGGCACCCAATGTGCCGCATTTTTACATTTTGCACGGACGGTGTGTCGCCGAGCAGAGCGCATGTGTCTTGACCTACATCAACAAACTGCAATAGATGCATGGATTATCCAGTATCTAAATCGCTTATCAGACTGGTTGTTTGTTTGCGCACGTTATGAAAATCATTTAAATAAAGCCCCTGAGATCCAATGGCAACAACCTCAAGCATAA
- a CDS encoding SMI1/KNR4 family protein: MLEINHKNDIIIPFKKIGEPGWIEKTKLIIQSYADVWGEKTPKTKTQQSIDQLEQKLGTQLPDSLKLFYTEFGVADIGEQLLDFSKIGWLKNIWAKNPEQGPNFSKEELSILPHLVVFSDYLGNGNMFCFHSKNKAVYYFDHDQKPLLQKLFNSVDDYIKGCLIFSQAALCNENLQEKVDSWVEAVAIDCFGKSTVKKWRY, encoded by the coding sequence ATGCTTGAAATAAACCATAAAAATGACATTATCATACCCTTTAAAAAAATAGGTGAACCCGGTTGGATTGAAAAAACCAAACTTATTATCCAATCTTATGCGGATGTGTGGGGAGAGAAAACACCTAAAACAAAAACTCAACAATCCATTGATCAACTTGAACAAAAACTAGGAACCCAACTGCCTGATTCTCTCAAATTATTTTATACAGAATTTGGTGTTGCTGATATCGGAGAACAACTGCTGGATTTTTCTAAGATTGGTTGGTTAAAAAATATTTGGGCAAAAAATCCAGAGCAGGGACCCAATTTCAGTAAAGAAGAGTTGTCTATTCTGCCACATTTGGTTGTATTTAGCGATTACCTTGGTAACGGCAATATGTTTTGTTTTCATAGTAAAAACAAAGCGGTTTATTATTTTGATCACGATCAAAAACCTCTACTGCAAAAACTGTTTAATAGTGTGGATGACTATATCAAAGGATGTTTAATTTTTTCTCAGGCAGCTTTGTGCAATGAAAACCTACAAGAAAAAGTTGATAGCTGGGTAGAAGCTGTTGCCATTGATTGCTTTGGTAAATCTACAGTTAAAAAGTGGCGTTATTAA
- a CDS encoding proline dehydrogenase family protein gives MGFLAKLAKRFVAGETVADIIEPVKALNQDKIAVSLDVLGEDVDNKVASQAFAQAYLDLLDTIEEEKLNSNVSLKLTMMGLDLEQDFCLQQVDDIIAKAKQSNNFVRIDMEGSSHTSKTIAVFEQLFAKHGQSVGIVIQAYLHRSKQDIERLAEMGASVRVCKGAYKESKHIAYQNMDEIRANYKELVKILWNKQCKAAIATHDQELIDWALSYIKEHKVDKSLYEFQVLYGLRRVTIAQLASEGHPVRVYVPFGQQWLPYFVRRLKERKENIWFVFKGLFES, from the coding sequence ATGGGATTTTTAGCAAAGTTGGCCAAACGTTTTGTTGCTGGAGAAACAGTAGCGGATATTATTGAACCTGTTAAAGCACTCAATCAAGATAAGATTGCAGTTTCTTTGGATGTTTTAGGTGAGGATGTTGATAATAAAGTTGCGTCGCAAGCTTTTGCTCAAGCTTATTTAGATCTTTTAGATACTATTGAAGAGGAGAAGCTCAATAGCAATGTGTCTTTAAAGTTAACCATGATGGGTTTGGATTTGGAGCAAGATTTTTGCTTACAACAAGTAGATGATATTATAGCCAAAGCCAAACAGAGCAATAATTTTGTTCGTATTGACATGGAAGGTTCATCCCATACATCAAAAACAATTGCTGTTTTTGAACAGTTGTTTGCAAAGCATGGTCAGAGTGTAGGGATTGTGATTCAAGCCTATTTGCATCGCAGTAAACAAGATATAGAACGTTTGGCTGAGATGGGTGCTTCAGTGCGAGTATGTAAAGGCGCATACAAAGAATCAAAGCACATTGCTTATCAAAATATGGATGAAATTAGAGCCAACTATAAAGAGTTGGTTAAAATCCTGTGGAACAAACAATGTAAAGCAGCCATTGCTACCCATGACCAAGAGCTTATTGATTGGGCCTTGTCTTATATTAAAGAACACAAGGTAGACAAAAGCTTGTATGAGTTTCAAGTGCTGTATGGTTTAAGACGGGTTACCATTGCCCAATTAGCCAGTGAAGGGCATCCTGTTCGCGTCTACGTACCGTTTGGTCAACAGTGGTTACCTTATTTTGTTAGACGTTTAAAAGAACGCAAAGAAAATATTTGGTTTGTGTTCAAGGGTCTTTTTGAGAGTTAA
- the greA gene encoding transcription elongation factor GreA — translation MDRVPMTEQGKRNLQEELNQLKNVERPKISADIEEARGHGDLKENAEYHAAKEKQGLVEARIRFLEDQVARAEVIDVSGLSTDKVVFGLTVTLYDANLDKEMKYRIVGDVESNLEKGDISINSPIARALIGKQEGDIALVQAPGGERELEIVSIDK, via the coding sequence ATGGATCGTGTACCTATGACAGAACAAGGTAAGAGAAACTTACAAGAAGAATTGAATCAACTGAAAAATGTAGAGAGACCAAAGATATCTGCTGATATTGAAGAAGCCCGTGGTCATGGTGATTTAAAAGAAAATGCAGAATATCATGCCGCCAAAGAAAAGCAGGGCTTGGTAGAAGCAAGAATTAGATTTTTAGAAGATCAGGTTGCGCGTGCTGAAGTTATAGATGTGAGTGGTTTGTCTACAGATAAGGTTGTTTTTGGATTAACTGTAACTTTGTACGATGCTAATTTAGATAAAGAAATGAAGTACAGAATAGTCGGTGATGTAGAGTCAAATTTGGAAAAAGGTGATATTTCTATTAATTCACCTATTGCACGAGCATTGATTGGTAAACAAGAAGGTGATATTGCGCTTGTGCAAGCCCCAGGGGGTGAGCGCGAATTGGAAATAGTGAGCATTGATAAATAA
- a CDS encoding SDR family oxidoreductase — protein MNNQFSDLKGKWALVLGASSGFGAAVAKSLSEAGVNIYGVHLDRKSTMPEVEKTIAAIEANGVQAVFNNMNASDAQKRQEAIAQLKEVSGGQGAHIVLHSLAFGALKPFIDESALTESQMNMTMDVMANSLVYWVQDLVKSGQLAKGGRIFAMTSAGSERVWKSYGAVSAAKSALESHIRQLSLELAPMQVTANAIMAGVTDTPALRKIPGNDAMIEIASQKNPYKRLTTPQDIADTILALSLPHTHWLTGNVLGVDGGERIVE, from the coding sequence ATGAATAATCAGTTTTCAGATTTAAAAGGTAAGTGGGCTTTGGTACTAGGTGCTTCTAGCGGTTTTGGAGCTGCGGTAGCTAAAAGTTTAAGTGAAGCAGGCGTAAATATTTATGGTGTCCATTTGGATCGTAAATCAACCATGCCAGAAGTAGAAAAAACGATTGCTGCAATTGAAGCCAATGGTGTGCAAGCTGTTTTTAATAATATGAATGCGTCAGATGCGCAAAAACGTCAAGAGGCAATTGCGCAACTTAAAGAAGTGAGTGGCGGTCAAGGTGCACATATTGTTTTACACTCTTTAGCGTTTGGCGCTTTGAAACCCTTTATTGATGAGTCAGCACTGACAGAGTCACAAATGAATATGACCATGGATGTTATGGCCAATTCTTTGGTGTATTGGGTGCAAGATTTAGTTAAATCTGGCCAATTGGCAAAAGGTGGTCGTATATTTGCGATGACCAGCGCTGGATCAGAAAGAGTTTGGAAAAGTTATGGCGCTGTGTCTGCTGCTAAATCTGCTTTGGAATCACATATCAGACAACTTTCATTAGAGTTAGCTCCAATGCAAGTCACAGCCAATGCTATCATGGCAGGCGTAACCGATACGCCAGCTTTAAGAAAAATTCCTGGCAATGATGCAATGATTGAAATTGCTAGCCAGAAAAATCCCTACAAACGTTTAACGACACCACAAGATATTGCAGACACAATTCTTGCACTATCTTTACCGCATACCCATTGGTTAACGGGTAATGTTTTAGGTGTTGATGGTGGCGAGAGAATAGTTGAGTAG
- a CDS encoding CotH kinase family protein, whose product MRIFSSFSIMHFFMVVLIFIGTFFTSSHLRLYFDIQRFSTAVRDGAPLTGHEKQQKNKYIKEQTKSNIYNALTWRPSIGKINIPSIELKIPQNILDAWRKSKQKPTADWKNALSKTWAQQYEPIKVRVRGDYSYHWGVETPSLKIKMPKGQSFLGYRKFNLINPRSATGFERVIGAQLATTIGLLSEDVAFVRVFVNGENWGPFQFVGSLEEAWLRKQKQLPGDVYSGEVEPVSKAKGIVVKESKEDIWFKQQYWEKVSYNNAIQRDDFSWWQQGSQALQDGFLQASPNSRENFEKYFDVESLLKLMALENYIGSRHTDRLHNWKLLHDPANGKLRAIAWDMWGHGQGAKADDKDLFWPLALPQLNVLKHSDLYLRKNQILYQLLKLDEEQEVTLNTLHFLKKEVLPLYQYAKHIHRPIWIKLDPWTEVGTALEQKRSDIDQFYRRIGDYYYARNQNLKQILNDVNVEASLISTGSKYQLKLSIMGESAVELKNIDGQSIYSFIDDQKPSVLYPAVSIEPYKIWHSSFKAQWQKKYYYYDLKSKVKPKKLEFVNLVTERKFDVDVKINAIEKEHKLKNNQYYNIDPKVKVLEDVVIGPGQYNFKEDKIFPPGQKVQIMPGTNIVLAPGKNLIIQGDLVAKGSQAQPIRIYALDKNKAFGAVVVQSANTVTMEHVHIENGSGAAYNGVNYTGMLSIYNAKRVGFSHVHLKNNHIYDDMANLKHVKSFLMDNCVYAQAYADGLDLDYAKGQIINSQFIDTGNDGLDMMGSQVNIKNSFFKNNRDKGISVGEASLAQIQNSTFYNVSLAIAVKDLSIVQVSDNTLSRVKKFASLYQKSAYYYMGGVLLDAHLKDKAYDVDPLSIATIDLEHIQVPKNREKAVPLGQQIELFKHFRNTNE is encoded by the coding sequence ATGCGTATTTTTTCTTCATTTTCAATCATGCACTTTTTTATGGTTGTGCTGATCTTTATAGGGACCTTTTTTACAAGCAGTCATTTGCGTTTGTATTTTGATATACAACGTTTTTCTACAGCTGTCCGTGATGGTGCGCCATTAACCGGGCACGAAAAACAACAAAAAAATAAATACATCAAAGAACAGACCAAAAGCAATATTTACAATGCTTTGACCTGGCGGCCCAGTATCGGAAAAATCAACATACCCAGCATAGAATTAAAAATTCCACAAAATATATTGGATGCTTGGAGAAAGTCTAAGCAAAAGCCCACAGCAGATTGGAAAAATGCTTTATCCAAAACCTGGGCACAGCAGTACGAACCCATAAAAGTCAGGGTAAGAGGAGATTACTCTTATCACTGGGGGGTGGAAACACCTTCCCTTAAAATAAAAATGCCCAAAGGCCAGAGTTTCTTGGGTTATAGAAAGTTTAACTTGATCAACCCAAGAAGTGCCACAGGATTTGAGCGGGTCATAGGAGCGCAATTGGCAACAACCATAGGTTTACTCAGTGAAGATGTTGCCTTTGTAAGGGTTTTTGTCAATGGTGAAAATTGGGGGCCCTTTCAGTTTGTGGGTTCACTGGAAGAAGCATGGTTAAGAAAACAGAAACAACTTCCAGGAGATGTCTATTCTGGTGAGGTTGAGCCCGTCAGTAAAGCCAAAGGCATTGTGGTTAAAGAGTCCAAGGAAGATATTTGGTTTAAGCAACAGTATTGGGAAAAAGTCAGTTACAACAATGCCATTCAAAGAGATGATTTTTCTTGGTGGCAACAAGGCAGCCAAGCCTTACAAGATGGTTTTTTACAAGCAAGTCCTAACAGCAGAGAAAATTTTGAAAAATATTTTGATGTTGAAAGTTTGTTAAAGCTCATGGCATTGGAAAATTATATTGGTAGTAGACATACAGACCGGTTGCACAATTGGAAGCTTTTACATGATCCAGCCAATGGTAAATTAAGAGCAATAGCTTGGGATATGTGGGGACATGGTCAAGGAGCAAAAGCAGATGATAAAGATTTGTTTTGGCCATTGGCATTGCCACAACTGAATGTGCTTAAGCATTCAGATTTGTATTTAAGGAAAAATCAGATTTTATATCAACTGCTAAAACTTGATGAAGAGCAAGAAGTCACACTTAATACGCTGCATTTTTTAAAAAAAGAAGTTTTGCCTCTTTATCAATATGCAAAACACATTCATAGACCCATTTGGATTAAGCTTGATCCCTGGACAGAGGTGGGAACAGCTTTAGAACAAAAACGATCAGACATAGATCAGTTTTATAGAAGAATAGGTGATTACTATTATGCAAGAAATCAAAACTTAAAGCAGATTTTAAATGATGTTAATGTAGAAGCAAGTTTAATAAGCACAGGATCAAAATATCAATTAAAACTCAGTATCATGGGAGAATCAGCAGTTGAATTAAAAAACATTGATGGTCAAAGTATCTATTCATTTATAGACGATCAAAAGCCAAGCGTTTTATACCCAGCGGTTAGTATAGAACCATATAAAATATGGCATTCTTCTTTTAAAGCACAATGGCAAAAAAAATATTATTACTATGATTTAAAGTCTAAAGTTAAGCCAAAAAAATTAGAGTTTGTTAACTTGGTGACAGAGAGAAAGTTTGATGTTGATGTAAAAATCAACGCCATTGAAAAAGAACATAAACTAAAAAACAATCAATATTACAATATTGATCCAAAGGTAAAAGTTTTAGAAGATGTTGTGATAGGTCCTGGTCAGTACAACTTTAAGGAAGATAAGATTTTTCCTCCAGGTCAAAAAGTTCAGATTATGCCTGGAACCAATATTGTTTTGGCACCAGGAAAAAATTTAATCATACAAGGAGATCTTGTTGCTAAAGGCAGTCAAGCACAGCCTATTCGTATTTATGCTCTGGATAAAAACAAAGCATTTGGGGCTGTTGTTGTTCAATCAGCAAATACTGTTACGATGGAACATGTTCATATAGAAAATGGTAGTGGAGCAGCTTACAATGGCGTTAACTACACGGGCATGTTGTCTATATACAATGCAAAGAGGGTAGGTTTTTCTCATGTGCATCTAAAAAATAATCATATTTATGATGATATGGCCAATCTAAAACATGTTAAGTCTTTTTTGATGGATAACTGCGTCTATGCGCAAGCCTATGCCGATGGTTTAGATTTGGATTATGCCAAAGGTCAAATTATCAATAGTCAGTTTATTGATACCGGTAATGACGGCTTAGATATGATGGGCAGCCAAGTAAATATTAAAAACAGTTTCTTTAAAAACAATAGGGATAAAGGAATTAGTGTTGGAGAAGCAAGTTTAGCTCAGATACAGAACAGTACTTTTTATAATGTATCTTTAGCTATAGCTGTAAAAGATTTATCCATTGTGCAAGTAAGTGATAATACTCTAAGTAGAGTGAAAAAGTTTGCAAGTTTGTATCAAAAAAGTGCTTATTATTATATGGGCGGAGTTTTACTAGATGCTCATTTAAAAGACAAAGCTTATGATGTCGATCCTTTGAGTATTGCAACGATAGACTTAGAGCATATTCAAGTGCCTAAAAACCGAGAGAAAGCTGTTCCCTTAGGTCAACAGATCGAGTTGTTTAAACATTTTAGAAATACAAATGAGTAG